The DNA segment TATTAGAATGGTTAAGTTATTATCTATAGGTAACATACCACATTTTCAAAATGTTAATCAATATATTGTACTCATTTTAAAGTTCCCTACCCATATATTGTGTTTCGATCAACTTAGAACGATTTTGTCAATCTAATAATACTGCAAAAATAAAAGAAAAATCTAGATAATAAGAGAAAGTTCCCGATTTTTTATAACTCATTAACTTTTTTATCTGTTGCATCATCAATCATGTATAAAATGCCTAAACAATGGCTTTGAATCCGATAACAAAATCAATACATTTTTCATTTTCATCTTAAGTGCTATAAAAATACTTTGAAAACCTCCGCATTCCCTCATATAATAGATAGGGGAAGAGGGGGTATGTAGAGAATGGAACTATGGATTTTATTAGGTGCCGTTGCGTTTTTAATTGCATTCGGCGTGTTCCGATTTATGAAGGCAAACAAAGTACTGACTACATTAACAGAGGATGAATTCCGTCAAGGATATAGAAAGGCACAATTGATTGATATACGTGAACCTAAGGAATTCGATGGCGGTCATATTTTAGGCGCACGAAATATTCCTTTATCACAATTAAGAAATCGGCTTGTTGAAATTCGTAAAGACAAGCCTGTGTATCTTTATTGTCAAAATGGATCACGTTCCTCGAGAGCTGCGCTTATGTTGAATAAAAAAGGGTACACAGATCTTAATCAATTAAAAGGCGGCTTTAAAAAATGGACAGGCAAAATCAAGGTGAAAAAATAAGAAAAGACGCTGCTTAAAGGCAGCGTCTTTTCTCTATCTATAGGACTGCCTTAGGTCCCAACTGTCACAAGATGAAGTTCTTCAAGGCGCTTACGCTTTCCTCATTAATTTTCTTTGATATAACGTAAGATCGGTTTTCTTGCTGCTGTTGTTTCGTCCATACGACTGACAATCGTTGTATGAGGGGCCTCCTGAACCTTCTCAGGGTCCTCCTCAGCCTCACGCGAAATCTGAATCATCGCATCAACGAATGCATCAAGCGTCTCTTTTGATTCGGTTTCTGTTGGTTCAACCATGAGAGCTTCTTCTACGTTTATTGGGAAGTAGATGGTTGGTGGATGATACCCAAAGTCAAGCAATCGTTTAGCAATATCAAGTGTACGGACCCCAAGTTTTTTCTGTCGTTTACCTGACAACACAAATTCATGTTTGCAATGCTGATCAAATGGTACTTCGTATTCTTCTTGAAGTCTGCGCATCATATAATTTGCATTTAGCACTGCATATTCACTTACTTTCCTTAAACCTTCAGCCCCCATTGTACGGATATACGTGTAAGCACGTACGTTGATACCGAAGTTTCCATAATAAGGCTTCACTCGTCCAATTGATTGTGGCCGTTCCCCATCAAATACAAACAAGTCATCCCGTTTTGTTAAGATCGGTTTAGGTAGGAAGGGTTCAAACTCTGCCGTTACGCCAACTGGGCCTGATCCCGGTCCTCCCCCGCCGTGAGGACCAGTAAATGTTTTATGAAGATTAAGGTGAACGACATCAAAGCCCATATCTCCCGGACGAGCGTAGCTCATAATAGCATTTAGATTCGCTCCATCATAGTACAGTTTCCCGCCTGCTTCATGAATGATCGCCGCCATATCCTCAATGTCTTCTTCAAATAAGCCAAGTGTATTTGGGTTAGTAAGCATAAGAGCCGCAGTTTTTTCATCGACTACTCGCTTCAAGTCGTCTAGGTCAACGAGGCCTCGTTCATTCGTTTTAACTGTAACAGCTTCAAACCCAGCTACTGTTGCTGAAGCCGGGTTGGTCCCGTGAGCGGAATCCGGCACAATGACCTTAGTTCGTTGATAATCGCCATTTCCTTCATGAAATGCGCGGATCATCATTAACCCGGTCCATTCCCCATGTGCACCTGCAGCTGGCTGAAGGGTTACTGTATCCATTCCAGTAATCTCTGCCAATGTTGTTTGCAAATCATACAATAGGCCAAGAGCTCCCTGAACAGTCTCAGGTGCTTGGTATGGATGAATGTGGCTGAAGCCAGCTAATCTAGCAACATCTTCATTCATTTTTGGATTATATTTCATCGTACATGAACCAAGTGGATAAAACCCAGAATCGACCCCGTGATTTCGCTTAGATAACGCTGTGTAGTGACGCATAATCTGTAATTCACTTACCTCGGGTAGATCGGGTTCATTTCTTCTAATGTATGTCTCCCCTAACTGCTCATCCACATCCGTTTCAGGCACATCTAACTCAGGTAAACTGAAGCCTGTACGACTCTCTTGACTCAATTCAAATATTAGTGGAAAGTCTTGATTAGCCATGAATATCCCCCAATTCTTTAACGAAAAGATCGATTTCTTCCTTCGTACGAATTTCTGTAATCGCAACAAGCATGTGCCCCGCAAGGTCGTTGAAATTTCCTCCAAGGTCGTAGCCGCCAATGAATCCTTTTTGTAAAAGCTTTTTATTAACATCTTCAAGTTGATCACCAATGTTTACGACAAGCTCGTTAAAGAAGGCTCCTTGGTAAGCAATGGAAAACCCAGCAGACTCTAGCTGTTGCTTCATGTACGCTGCCTTTTGCATGTTCATCCAGGCCATTTTTCTTAACCCTTGTTTACCAAGGGATGACATAGCTACTGAGGAAGCTAACGCATTTAACGCCTGGTTTGAACAGATATTTGAGGTCGCTTTGTCACGACGAATGTGCTGTTCACGTGCTTGCAGGGTTAGAACAAATCCTCTTTTGCCCTCTTCATCCTTGGTTTGACCAACTAAACGCCCTGGTACTTTACGCATAAGTTTTTTTGTTGTTGCAAAATAACCACAATGTGGTCCCCCGTATTGGGCGGGGATTCCAAATACTTGAGCGTCCCCGACAACGATATCTGCCCCGAATTCACCTGGTGGCGTGAGATATCCTAGTGATAATGGGTTGCTTGAAGTGATCAGCATTGCTTTCTTTTGCGTATCAACAATAGATCGCACCTGCTGAAGTGGTTCTACTTGTCCGAAAAAGTTAGGGTATTGTACGACCACACTAGCTGTATCCTCATCCAACTCTTTTTCTAACTGATCTAGATCCGTTACACCATCTTTATGATCGATTTCAACAACTTCTACTCCAGGTCCTTTGACGTATGAATGAATAACTGCCATCGACTCCGGATGGATAGCTTTTGAGACAAGCACTTTCTTCTTTTTCGTTTGTCCAGCTGAAAGATTAACCGCTTCAGCAAGAGCCGTCCCCCCGTCATACATGGATGAGTTAGCGACATCCATTCCTGTAAGCTCACAAATCATTGTTTGAAATTCAAATATAGCCTGAAGTTCCCCCTGGGAGATCTCTGGCTGATAAGGCGTATAGGCCGTATAAAATTCAGATCTTGAAATGACATGATCGACTATAGAAGGAATATAATGATCGTACACTCCAGCCCCTAGAAAAGAGGTATGTGATTTCAGATTAACATTTTGCCCAGCAAGCTGTGTGAGTTCCTTCATAAGTGCAAATTCATTTTTGGGATCTTTTATATTTAGATCACCTTTATAGCGTACATTTTCAGGTATATCTGCAAACAGCTCGTCTGTTGACTTGACTCCAACTGTTTCCATCATCTGTTGCTTATCGCGTTCAGTCATCGGTAAATAACGGAATTCCATAACTCTTCCCCCTCATTCTTTATCGTTTATAAAAAGGTGTTTTGACAACCTTTGCTTGTAATTTTCGTTTGCGTACTGCAACCGTAACTTCTGTTCCTTCATCTGTGTATTCACTATCCAACAGAGCAAGACCGACATTCTTTCCAAGTGTCGGAGATTGTGTGCCTGTCGTGACAAATCCAATCGACTTCCCCCGTCTAATACCTCATAATGGGTGCGCGGAATGCCTTTATCGATCATTTCAATACCAACTAGCTTACGTGCTGGCCCTTCTTGCTTTTGCTTTTTCAGTACTTCTTTACCAATAAAGTCTGCATCCTTCTTCACTCGTACAGCAAAGGAAAGCCCCGCTTCAATTGGCGTAATTTCAGGACTGAGTTCTTGTCCGTATAATGCCAAGTTAGCCTCAAAACGCAGTGTATCGCGGGCTCCAAGCCCAATTGGCTGCACATTAAAAGTTTCGCCTTCGGATAAAATTGCCTGCCATAAGGCCGGACCTGATGCAGCAGGAAGATAAATTTCAAAGCCGTCTTCACCTGTATAGCCAGTGCGTGAAACGATTGCTTTATCCTTTACATCCTTGAACGAAACATCTTGCAAGAAACGGAAAAATTTAATGGAAGATAGATCTGCAGAGGTCAGTTGCTGCAGTGCCTCTTCTGCTTTTGGCCCTTGAAGTGCAAGCTGAACGTAATCATCAGAGACGTCTGTGATGGTGACTTCCCCCTCTTTATGATCCTTAAGCCACTGCACATCCTTCTCACGATTTGCTGCATTAATGACAAGAAGATAGTGGTCTGTCGCTAACATGTAAACAATTAGATCGTCCACTGTGCCTCCATCTTCATAGCACATAATCGTATATTGTGCTTTTCCCGGTTCAAGCTTTGACAAGTCGTTAGTTAACATCCCTTGTAAGTAATCAAGACTGTCTTTTCCCTTTATAATGACCTCTCCCATATGGGAAACATCAAAAAGCCCTGCATTTGTTCGGGTCGCTTCGTGCTCGTCCTTAATGCTGGTAAATTGGACGGGCAAATCCCATCCTCCAAAGTCAATCGTTTTAGCTCCTAACCTCTTATACTCAGAAAAAAGGGGTGTGCGCTTCAATTCAGTCATCCTATCACTCCTATAAGATCTAATTAAGCATTAAAAAAAGAGACTCTACCGCTTTACCGGGAGTCTCTGTCCGTTTCACCAGAAAGTTTGGCGTTTTTAAAAACGTACGAAGACGTCTTCAATCCGCTTGCTTCTTGGGTGGTTTACCTATCGTAAACACTCTCCAGAGGTGCGTCCTACAAAGGTCTTTTTGCCTGAGAGATTCGCAATCATTTCGATTACTTGCTCCTTCGGCGCCACAAAAGTAGTCTCTCCCTTTGCAATCATCCGCTACTAGTATTTTCTTAGATTAATTTGGGCATACTAACCTGTAAAGCTATGCGACAAACTCTCTTAAATTTCTGCTTCATTATACCATAGCGTACCATAAGAGCGAATGCCGATTTCAAATTTATATGAATTCTTTTTTATTATTACGTACAGGAGTTGATCAGATGGTTGAGACACATTACGATCGAGACTATATACAATCTTTATCAGAGAACCTTGCTCAACCCGATTCCCTTTGTTCATGGAACGAGTTTAAACTTGGCTACAAAGCTTTAGAAAACCGGTCGATCCCAGAGTTTAATGGATTGCTATCAACTAAACACCTCCCCCATGTTGATTTTCTGAATCATCAGATCGATGCATGTGAGAAGGTCGTCCACGAAATGAATGGACGGGCTATCCTTGCTGACGAGGTCGGTCTTGGAAAAACATTGGAGGCAGGCCTTATTTTAAAGGAATATATGATTCGGGTATGGCAAAGAAGGTCCTCATTTTAACTCCCGCCTCCCTCGTGAACCAATGGATCCAGGAATTGCAAGATAAATTCTATATTCAGGCCTATTCTCCTCGAAAAAAACTTGCAGCCTGGCAGGACTGGGATATTACAGTAACATCGATCGATATGGCGAAAAGAGAAGCTCACAAGGAAGAAATTTTGTCGATCCCTTATGACTTGATTATTATTGACGAGGCCCACAAATTAAAAAATCACCAAACTAAAAATTATCAATTTGTCAAGCAATTAAAAAAAACGTACTGTTTATTACTAACAGCTACACCTATCCAAAATAATTTGAGTGATTTATTTAATCTAGTTTCAATCTTAAAACCCGGTTACCTTGGTGATTTAACCACTTTTAAAAAGAAATACCGTAAAACGTCCCTTGAACATTCCGAGACACATGAGCATATCCACTCCTTACTGAGTAAACTGATGATCCGTAACCGCAGGAAGGACACCGGGCTTGATTCATCAAAACGTCACGTCACAAATATCCGTCTTACTTTTACCGATGAAGAGAAAGAAATGTACGAAGAGCTCGCAGCGTTAAAATCCAATTCTCCTTCTTTTACATGGTTGACGTTAGCAAAAGAACTTTGTTCAACAAGAGAAGCTTGTTATATGTCATTACAATCCATGCAAAATAAACAAGACGGCAAATCTACCATGTTGGCAGAACTGATCGACCGTTTAGGAACACTTCCCCACCATGTTAAAGCAAAGCGAGTCGTTGAAATCATGGATAAGTCTAATGAAAAATTCATTATTTTCACAGAATATCGGGCCAGCCAATTTTATTTGCAATGGTATCTGCAACAGCACGGAATTACTTCCGTTCCTTTTAGTGGAAAGTTTAATAAGAGTAAACGTGACTGGATGAAACATCTTTTTAAAACAAAGGCACAAGTTATGGTAGCAACTGAAGCCGGTGCTGAAGGCATTAACCTGCAGTTTTGCAACAATATGATCAACTATGACTTACCCTGGAATCCAATGCGTCTCGAACAGCGGATCGGCAGAATACATCGATTCGGTCAGGAGAAAGATGTCCATATTTATAATTTTGCGATTGAAAACACAATTGAAGATCAAATATTGAATCTTCTATATGAAAAAATTGAGATGTTTAAACATGCTGTTGGCGATTTGGACCATATTTTAGAACACATTCCCGGCGGCAGCTTCGACGACCAAATTCAGATGATTATGAAGCAGTCAGATAGTCAAGGGGAAATGAATATTAAATTAAATAACCTTGTCAGCTATGTGGAATATACCGTAAATGAGCGGAGGGAATTAAGTTGACGACTAGTATGTATTATCAGTTTGCTAAGGACTTTTTCACAACCCATGGGTGTATCATTACCGAAGAAGGCAACCAGTCCATGCATGTAAAACTCACAAATGACATGGATGAAGCGCTTATGAATCGCCCATTTTATTGGCATTATATGAAAAAGATGGACCGGGTAGGAGAAGCAATGAGCCTAACTTTCACAGACGGAATTATGGAGGAAGATAGTGGGATACATCTACACGCAGGAACACCAAAGCTCCACCAAATGTACCAATTAGCTATTGAACGTTCCTACTCTACGAGGCTTTATGAATATCTTCCTTCCCTGACAGTAAATAAAGCCCTGCATCCGTGGTTGATACTAAATATAAAAGTGACCTACCGAGGGAAGCAAACGCGTGACGAGGTTCTCTCTATTGGGTTAAATCTAATTAACGGAGCTCTGATTACAAAAATGATGGACAAAATTTGGGAATTTGATTTTCGCTCCACGGTATCGGATTTTAGTTTCCCAATGACACCTATCGTACGCACCGAAAGCGGCTACCATCGCATTATTCGTTATGTAAATGAACGCCTTGATTCTTTAGACGATCAATGGGAAGTGCAATCTTTACATCAGCTAAAAGATGAAAAAGATTTACTACATCGTTTTTTCACATCTGATGACGTCGACGAAGAATATTATGAAAAAGAACTGGAGCAGATTGATGTTAGATATAAACCACGAATTTCAATCCAAATTGCAAATGGCGGATTATTTTATTTATCACAGGAAACTAGTCAACAATTATTTTTGCAATGAAAAAAGGGCAGGTGCCTTGTCATCATGGGATGTTTGACTTGGAACGAAATCAAGGGAGTTCGATAAAAAAGACACCTCCTGTTCCAACATCGAACTGACTTTCTGGAGAGAGAAATAAACTACAGGTTGACCTAGACTTGAAATCGTATTTGACGAGTTCGTATACCAAAATAAAAGAGACCCATGCCCTGAGTCTCTTTTTAACTATGTTTCTGCCACTTCCGTTTCATTACTTTCAAAGCGAAAGGTAGGATTCCAAACCAATATGAGGAACTTCTTTTAGAGGGCCTCTCCACCCTTCTATCAAGCTTTTCTTGTTTAGACATATGCATATACTTAAGCGTTTCTTCGGTAAGAAACTGAACATACTCATTTTTCTTCATAAAGGGATCCCTTCTTTACGATTGATTACCTATTAGTATGTCCAAAATCGTTTTTCTTTAGACAAAGAAGAATCTCCTCTACAATCATTGCAGGATCCTTATCGTCAACCAGTATCCTTCCTATGGCGACTTTTTCATATAAGGGTTTGCGCTCATTAAATCGCTTTTGTTTTTCATTTGAATCGCCGCTCCAAAGCGGACGGTTTCCACTTTGGGCTAGCCTGTCTTGAATCGTTTTGAAAGAAGCCTCTAGGTAAATAACAAAATGGTCAGTTAAAGCTTGTCGATTCTCAGCTGATAAAACAACACCTCCTCCTGTCGATACAATTAATTCACCTTCCAACTCCTTAAGTAACTGGGATTCTTTTGCACGAAAAAATGTCTCTCCATGGTTTGTAAATACTTCTGGGATCGTCATCCCCTCACGTCTTTCAATCTCTTCATCCATCTCTATATATGTACACTGCAAAACTTCACTCAAACGTTTCGCTATTGTTGACTTACCGCTCCCCATATAGCCAATTAAAAAAATCATGTCATGCCCCTAATTTTTTTCAGAAAAAAGAAGGATTTACAGAGAAAGTGTCGAAAGGTATAAAGGCTGATATTTGAAATGAGGTGATAATATAACGTGAGCCAGATTGCTAAGTATGCCCAAGACCTTTTAGTTTCTGCGATTCAACAAACAGCGTCCGACATCCACTTTTCTCCCTACACTGAAAAGACCGATATCCACTTCCGTATTCATGGACAACGGATCTTCCATTCCTCTTTACCCATTCCATCATACCAAAAACTACTTGCTTATTTTAAGTTTATTTCCGGCATGGATATCGGTGAAGTGACGAAACCGCAAAACGGTACCATTGAACATCGTCTGAATCAATCCCTGTTTAACCTTCGCTTGTCCACTCTCCCCATTATTGGCTGTGAGAGCCTAGCGATCCGTATTCTTTCTCCTGACGACCAACTACAGCTAGAACGACTCTTTCTTTTTCCAAACCAACTGAAACAAATTGAAAGATGCCTTACCTATTCAAGCGGAATGATCCTATTCACCGGAGCGACCGGAAGCGGGAAGACCACCACCCTTTATGCGTTACTCCAATCCCTGCTTAAGAAACATTCCTTTCAAGCGATCACGCTCGAAGATCCTATCGAGAAAAACTTGAATAATATTATTCAAGTACAAGTTAACGAGCGTGCTGGGATCACCTATGATGCTGGATTAAAGGCTGCCTTGCGTCACGACCCAGACTTACTCATGGTTGGCGAAATCCGTGATAAAGAAACAGCCCACTTCGCCTTTCGAGCTGCTCTAAGCGGCCATTTGGTAATCAGCACGATCCATGCTAAGGACGCTTATGGGACAATCAGAAGGTTAGAGGAGATGAAAATTAAATCTTCAGATCTTGAACAAACTTTAATCGCCATTGCCGCACAGCAGCTCCTCCCTCTAAAAAGCCATGAATCACTTCCTAGAAGAGCCGCAATAGTTGAGCTTCTGAACGGAGAAACCCTCTATCAAGCGATACAAGGTCACCCCCCTGACTATCAAACCCAATTTCAGTCATTCGCATCCTTAAGGAGAAAAGCCTATGCTCTTGGCTACATTTAAAACCTTTCACCTCCATCACCGACAGCAAGTCCTTCCGCTGGCAAAACAAATATTGTTTTTACGACGTCTCTGCCATTTGCTAGACAAAGGGTTCCCATTACTCGAGTCCCTTAAGATGACTAGCTGGGACCCAATTCTTGCCCTAATCGCAAGCACAATTACTGAACAGCTTAAGGTAGGGCAGCCTATGGATGCAGCTTTTCAACAAGCAAATTTTTCAAAAAGTGTAATATCATTTTTGTATTTTTCACGCATTCATCAAGACCTCCCATCCATGTTCAGGCAATGCGCTGAGCTGTTGCACATTCAAAACGAATACACAAAAAAATTAAAACAGGTAATGAGATACCCTATATTTTTGCTACTCTTTGTGTTCATTGCTTTTGGGGTTATCAAGCGGACCATCTTGCCTAGCTTTCAGTCACTATTTGAAAATGATAGCTCAAAGCCGCTGAGTTTACTCATTTTAAAAGGTGTTGATTATGGCATAACTGGTTTTGGTTACGTGTCCCTTATACTAATTATTCTGCTGTTCGCCTTCAGGCTTTATTTACCTAAGCTTTCCATTGAACAAACGTTATCCATCTACGAAAGAACCCCCGTCATCAAAGGGTATCAAACATTTACCATCAGTTTCCTATTCGCTACCCATTTAAGTTCTCTCCTTCGAGCTGGTCTTTCCCTTAAACAGGCCCTAGAAATGATGGCCGAACAAACAAAATATAATGTTCTTACCCACTACGCAAAAACAATTTTAGAAAAGCTTAATGAAGGGGCCCTGCTTGGTCAATCTCTTCATTCATGTACCCTGCTCAGAGGGGAACTGACAGCCATATTTCATCACACCAATGACCTTGACACATTAAGCCTTGAGCTGCATGTTCTGTCTGAATTACTCATTGATCAATTGAAAGAAAAATTAACACGTGCGATCCAACTTATACAACCGATATTTTTTATAGGGATCGCGGGTGTTGTCGTTCTGATTTATGCTTCCATCATGCTGCCGATGTATCAGTGGATGGATCAAATATGAAAGGAGCAAGCCATTGAACAATCAAAAAGGGTTCACACTCATTGAAATGCTAATCGTGCTTTTAATCATTTCCGTATTACTAATTATAACAATACCCAATCTAACCGAGAATAATGAAACCATCCGCTCTAAAGGTTGTGAGGCACTTACCTTAACAGCCGAAGCGCAAGTAGAAGCTTATAAAATTGAAAATGGAACATTCCCTGCTTCACTCGATGCCCTGGTAGCCGGAAACTTTTTAAAACAAACCAAATGCCCGAATGGAAAAGAGCTTGAGTATAATGCTGCTACGGGTGTGGTCACGGGCCCACCTTCTGAATAAAATGAATAAGAAGCAAGGAGGCTACACCTTTAGTGAGGTAATCATTGTGCTCGTTGCATTATCTGTGCTATTAGCGATAGCTGCTCCATTGAATAGTGAGGTAGTTAGCTCTGTTAAAATTACCCACTATATCGAACAACTTGAGAATGACATTCTGCTAGCACAGCAACTATCCATGCAGCACGAAAGTCACTACTGGATTATGATACGTCCAGAAAACAATGACTACTATCTATACGACTATTCAAGCAGAAAAAGTGTGTTTCACCGTAAACTGCCAGAGAAGTGGTCGATTCGTCTCACCACACTTCAATCACCTATTCGCTTTAATACGAGCGGTACGATTCAAAATCCTGGAACAATGGTCTTGAAAACCCCAGAATCCAGCTATAAGATAACCTTTCCATTTGGAAAAAGCAGGGTGACGATTCATGAACAATAAAGGATTTACTATAGTTGAAGTCATATGTGCCTTCGGATTATTAATAATGATTTCAACAGCTATACTTCCACTGTTAACCGAATTAAGAACTTCCCAAAAGGCACTGGCAGATGAACGTATCATAACTACTCAGTTACAAAGCGAGCTGCTTCAGTATAAAAATGAGACTCCTGACAAGTTTCCATTTATAAATAAATATGAATTGATGACGATCACCTTCAATCAACTAGATACTTACGTTGAAGCTTGCGCTACGTGGGAGACTCGTCATAACAACAAGGAGCTATGCTTATATGCTAGCTATAAACAGTAAAGGCTTCACCTTAGTTGAAACGTTATTCTGTCTAACCTTACTTTCTATAATGTTAACGATAAGCATCCCTTTACTAAAGCTTATTGAAAGCCCCGCTTACTCTCATGAGCTGTCAGCCATTCAATTTTTCACCTTCGTCGAAGAAGAAATAAATACATCTACAAAGGTGAAGCTCCTCCAGAATGAGTTATTTATCACGGATACAATGGGACGTATTATACGCATTTCAAAATATGGAGATTCAGTAAGAAGACAGGTAAATGATACCGGTCACGAACTGCTTATTACAAACATTCAAGCGATCACATTCAATCTGAAAGAGGGTAATGATATTCTTACTGTTCATCTTACCCTTAAGGAAGGCACAGCCTATGATAAAACGATTTATATCCCCTCTTAACAACGAAAAAGGTATCATCTTTCCGTGGGTTTATACAATGGGTAGTTTACTTATTCTTACATGTCTGTTCACTGCTCAAGAATATAAAAATCAACTCATATCAACAAAAGTTGTAACTGAATACCATCAACTTCAAAGCCTTTTCCACTACAGTCATGATCAACTCCTATTAAAACTGAATGAACACACTGCGGCGAATGAAATAGTCAATGATCATTTCACTCTTCCACTAGGAGAAGCCTTCGTACAATGTAATCCAGAAGGGGATGGTTACTCATGTACATGGCAATTATCCCTGAATGGAGGTGCTGTTAAACATATCACCCGTTCTTATCGTATAGATGCACATAAAACACGATGAAAAAGTGCGGCTGCCATCCAAGCAGCCGCACTTTTTTTACTGCATTCATGTATATTCTTCTTGGATTCTCCACAAAACTAATAACGATATCTGTTCATCATATTTCAATCAAGTTTACGAAGGTCTTCAACATTGTAACCCAATGATTAACCTTTCACCGTTTCTTTCTTACTAGTGGTCGGCGTAATTACTTTGGTCTTTTATAAACTAAATCTAAGGGCTCATTTACAGTTAACCTTTTACATCCATCACTGGACTTTGTCAGGAGATCATCACACCTATTTGAGTAAACGATAAAATATGTGTGCAGTGACGAAATCTATGTTGTTCATCAAATTCAATACCCGATTTTTAGTCATGTTTTTGTTTGACGAAAGCCTGGGTAGCTATGGAACTTTAATGAGTACACCTTATGATGAGTGTTCTGCTGTTGACAAGATTCATTTACAATCTTAGATAGGTCGTTTATAATATTAATGATAGTTTAACGATGAAGATGAAAAAGGAGGGGGAAGAAGCATGGATCGCATGTTTCGAGTGATGGCGTTTTGGACTGGGATTTTCACTGTCATGTTTTATACTGGCGACATGATGGAAGCTGCACTATTATCTCTTGTTCAAACTGCCTTTTTCCTTGCAATTGGCTACCTTAAACTGTCTGAGCGTATGTATATTTACATATTTTTCTCATACTTGACAGTGTTTATGATTGGATTTACTTATTATTCATCATTCATTCTTGTACCATCTTTCGGTGGTCACTAAAAAAGTCCTGTTATCCTAATTGGATAACAGGACTTTTTTTTCCTGG comes from the Halobacillus shinanisalinarum genome and includes:
- a CDS encoding rhodanese-like domain-containing protein; translated protein: MELWILLGAVAFLIAFGVFRFMKANKVLTTLTEDEFRQGYRKAQLIDIREPKEFDGGHILGARNIPLSQLRNRLVEIRKDKPVYLYCQNGSRSSRAALMLNKKGYTDLNQLKGGFKKWTGKIKVKK
- the gcvPB gene encoding aminomethyl-transferring glycine dehydrogenase subunit GcvPB; this translates as MANQDFPLIFELSQESRTGFSLPELDVPETDVDEQLGETYIRRNEPDLPEVSELQIMRHYTALSKRNHGVDSGFYPLGSCTMKYNPKMNEDVARLAGFSHIHPYQAPETVQGALGLLYDLQTTLAEITGMDTVTLQPAAGAHGEWTGLMMIRAFHEGNGDYQRTKVIVPDSAHGTNPASATVAGFEAVTVKTNERGLVDLDDLKRVVDEKTAALMLTNPNTLGLFEEDIEDMAAIIHEAGGKLYYDGANLNAIMSYARPGDMGFDVVHLNLHKTFTGPHGGGGPGSGPVGVTAEFEPFLPKPILTKRDDLFVFDGERPQSIGRVKPYYGNFGINVRAYTYIRTMGAEGLRKVSEYAVLNANYMMRRLQEEYEVPFDQHCKHEFVLSGKRQKKLGVRTLDIAKRLLDFGYHPPTIYFPINVEEALMVEPTETESKETLDAFVDAMIQISREAEEDPEKVQEAPHTTIVSRMDETTAARKPILRYIKEN
- the gcvPA gene encoding aminomethyl-transferring glycine dehydrogenase subunit GcvPA — protein: MEFRYLPMTERDKQQMMETVGVKSTDELFADIPENVRYKGDLNIKDPKNEFALMKELTQLAGQNVNLKSHTSFLGAGVYDHYIPSIVDHVISRSEFYTAYTPYQPEISQGELQAIFEFQTMICELTGMDVANSSMYDGGTALAEAVNLSAGQTKKKKVLVSKAIHPESMAVIHSYVKGPGVEVVEIDHKDGVTDLDQLEKELDEDTASVVVQYPNFFGQVEPLQQVRSIVDTQKKAMLITSSNPLSLGYLTPPGEFGADIVVGDAQVFGIPAQYGGPHCGYFATTKKLMRKVPGRLVGQTKDEEGKRGFVLTLQAREQHIRRDKATSNICSNQALNALASSVAMSSLGKQGLRKMAWMNMQKAAYMKQQLESAGFSIAYQGAFFNELVVNIGDQLEDVNKKLLQKGFIGGYDLGGNFNDLAGHMLVAITEIRTKEEIDLFVKELGDIHG
- the gcvT gene encoding glycine cleavage system aminomethyltransferase GcvT; this translates as MTELKRTPLFSEYKRLGAKTIDFGGWDLPVQFTSIKDEHEATRTNAGLFDVSHMGEVIIKGKDSLDYLQGMLTNDLSKLEPGKAQYTIMCYEDGGTVDDLIVYMLATDHYLLVINAANREKDVQWLKDHKEGEVTITDVSDDYVQLALQGPKAEEALQQLTSADLSSIKFFRFLQDVSFKDVKDKAIVSRTGYTGEDGFEIYLPAASGPALWQAILSEGETFNVQPIGLGARDTLRFEANLALYGQELSPEITPIEAGLSFAVRVKKDADFIGKEVLKKQKQEGPARKLVGIEMIDKGIPRTHYEVLDGGSRLDLSRQAHNLRHLERMSVLLCWIVNTQMKEQKLRLQYANENYKQRLSKHLFINDKE
- a CDS encoding YqhG family protein; this encodes MTTSMYYQFAKDFFTTHGCIITEEGNQSMHVKLTNDMDEALMNRPFYWHYMKKMDRVGEAMSLTFTDGIMEEDSGIHLHAGTPKLHQMYQLAIERSYSTRLYEYLPSLTVNKALHPWLILNIKVTYRGKQTRDEVLSIGLNLINGALITKMMDKIWEFDFRSTVSDFSFPMTPIVRTESGYHRIIRYVNERLDSLDDQWEVQSLHQLKDEKDLLHRFFTSDDVDEEYYEKELEQIDVRYKPRISIQIANGGLFYLSQETSQQLFLQ
- a CDS encoding YqzE family protein, which encodes MKKNEYVQFLTEETLKYMHMSKQEKLDRRVERPSKRSSSYWFGILPFALKVMKRKWQKHS
- a CDS encoding shikimate kinase, whose amino-acid sequence is MIFLIGYMGSGKSTIAKRLSEVLQCTYIEMDEEIERREGMTIPEVFTNHGETFFRAKESQLLKELEGELIVSTGGGVVLSAENRQALTDHFVIYLEASFKTIQDRLAQSGNRPLWSGDSNEKQKRFNERKPLYEKVAIGRILVDDKDPAMIVEEILLCLKKNDFGHTNR